Genomic segment of Candidatus Jordarchaeales archaeon:
ACTATTTTACGCAGTATAATATGTGTATAAAAGTTTGTGTTTAGTTCTATTTTTCGTGTAACTTCCCAATATGCTGGGTGCTTTATTTTTAAGGAATACTTGCCTTTGGGTAACTCTATGGAAAACTTTCCTTCCTCGTTTGTCATGACGATTCTACCTCCAATCTCTACTGGACACATGGGTATTGGTTTCTGATTTTCGTCAGTTATCTTCCCCTCGAGAACCGGAATTTTACCACCCCACCCAGCTAAAGTTTCTCAATATAATACTTCAACTTTTTTTGATAAAAACTTTATTAATAATGAAGAAAAAGAGAAAAAATTATTGGTTACTGTCTTCACAAAGTTGATAGTAAGAGAAAACCTTCCACTTGCATGTGACGGTGTTATTATGGAGCGCAGCGGTGTCGCCGAACTTGTTCTCCACGACGGTACTGCACCACGGTGGCTGTTCGAGCGTATGGTTAAGCTTGCGAAGCCCATAGTGTCAATCATAGTACTAGAGTATGGCGAAGAAGAGTTCCTGAGAAGAATAGCTGACCCCTTCTGGTTTCAGGCATTGTCGTGCGTGCTTGGTTTTGACTGGCACAGTTCTGGTACAACTACAGTTACATGCTCTGCTTTAAAGTCAGCGTTGGATCCTAAGGAGCACGGGCTGATTGCTACTGGAGGCAAGGGAGCGGCTTCGCTCAAGACACCCGAAGAGATAACACGCGCGGGCGAAGTTTTCGGCTTCTCTGAAGGTGAAGTCGAAAGACTTGTTTATTCAAGCAGAATGGCCGCCAAGGTCGACAATGTGGCTATTCAAAGCGGCTACACCCTCTACCACCATGTAATGTTCATTTCTGAAAGTGGTAAGTGGGCGGTTGTCCAGCAAGGAATGAACCCCACATTCAAATCCGCTAGGCGGTATCACTGGCTCTCCGAGAAGGTTGCATCATTCGTAAATGAACCACACTCTGGCATAATCGGCGACATGGTGCATGAGCGTGTCCTGAATATGACCGCCAAAGAGAGCGAAGAGTGCAGGAAGATCTCTCTCGACCTTGTCAAAGACAATCCTTTGCACCTCAAAAGCTACTTTTCAGCGGGAGACACGCAGAGAAGCCTTTCTGAATGGATTCCTAAAATAAACGTGCCAAAACGGCTTAACATGCGTGTCAGCGTCAATTGGGAGGCCCTAAGAAAGGCTTATGAAGCGCAGCCAGAAAACTACGAACAACTCCTTGCAATAAGGGGGATTGGTCCTGGAACTGTAAGAGCTTTAGCCTTAGTATCTGAACTAGTGTTTGGTGCCCCGCCAAGCTGGAAGGATCCCGTAAAATACTCTTTCGCTTTTGGCGGAAAGGACGGGGTTCCCTACCCAGTTGACAAAAAACGCATGGATGATGTGACCTCTTTCCTTGAAAGGGTAGTAGAGGAGGCGAAGATCGACGTAAAAGAAAAAGTGGAACTTCTAAAGAAACTGAGAACACTTAGCGGCAGATATTTACGACTCTAGTCGCTCAACCTCCTTAGCCACCACGTCCACTAGTAATGAAAACTCTTCAGCAATCTCCTCATAGCTGCTTATCTTGTTTGAGGGAAGTGGAGGAAGTTTTATCACAGTGTTCTTTTTAAGATAAGGTTCTATGTTGACCGCCCTTATGCTGCCAGACGGAACCCCCTGCTTGACACACGTATTCACGCCCGTCCTGAAGCTTTTCGCATCAAATAAGACTGCTACCCCGGGGGCTACACCGATCGTAACATCGAAGGTTATCGATGGAATAGGGCAAACCATATCTTTATGCCCCTCGACTATGACGTGGTCGTATTTCTCCTTCACGAAACTATAGCAACTCTCGATAGCACTCGGAGTCATCGAATCTCGTGTCCTCCTAAATTGTTCTTCGCTACTAAATCCGACGATTTTGGCGGCATACCCTTTCAACTTAGCAATGAATTCTGGGTCAAGAGTTTTTGAAGCCAGTAGAGTGTTAACGTTCAAAATGTTAAATACTTTCTTGCTCTTAGAAATGGTGTACCTCTCAATGACCACCTTCGAGCAAACACTCTCCTCGGAGATCTTAAGCAACTCCAACCTGTCAACCGGGTTAGTTACTTCGTATGGCAAATCGTCTAACATCGCAGCTTTATGAAGCTTTACGATGTCACCGCAAAAAAGGCGTCCCTCACTCTTACACATAAGATAAACGTCGTAGTCATACCACAAGTCGTGCTCCGAGAAAGCCTTGAAAACCCCTAAGTCAACCCCCCGCTTAACCAACCCTCTAGCTATAGCAGAGGAGACTACAGTTTTACCTGCATCTCCACCCACAAGCCCAAAGACGAAAATCGATACCATAAATCCACCCGTAAACGCAACATCCAGCTCCTATATAAAAGTAGATACAAAGAGAAAGTATTAACTTTAACTTCATAATTTGCCATAGTTTTTCAGACAGATTACCTCGTCCCATATATGTAATCTGCGAGCCTAACTATCCTCTTCAATATATTCGGGTGTGTACTGAAGATTTCTGCAATTCTACTCCCCAACCCTATGGCTTTCTTTGCTCTCTCTTTCAGTAACAGAAGTTCATAAGAGTCTAATCTCCCATCCCTGTTAATATCCGCCTCCATTAGCAAGCGTAGCTCTTTCGAAACAGCATAAGATGGACTTACTGCGAGGAATGCCTTAATGTATTCAAGTTTCTTAACTTCCTCTCCTAGCATTTCTTTCCTTGCAACATTGTAGCGTGCTAGCTTGTAGAGGGCAGTAGCCATCACTTCCGGTCGACCAGTGAGTTCAACGCTCCTAGCGTCAGCATAGTACTCTCTGATCCTACTAAGGTACAGCAGGATGAGCTCCGTTACGTAGTACATGACCAGCGCGCCAAGCCCTATAAGCAAGGCGGCAGGTCCTCTTTCTCTATTACTATAACCGAAGAAGATCGTTGAAAGATAAATGTAGTAGCACATCAGAGGTATAACACTCAGCATGGTCATGATCAGCATATCCCTATGCTTTATGTGCCCTATTTCATGCCCTATAACGGCTTCCAGCTCGTCTTCACTGAGCATCTCCAACAAGGGCCGCGTAACACAGACACGCGCACCGCGCATAGTCCTCCCATAGGCAAATGCGTTTGGAACACTAATATCCGAAATCCCCACGCGTGGCATGGGAACGCCTGCTCGAGCTGCAACTCTCGCCACGATATTATATAATCGCGGGTTTTCATGTGGACTGATATATCTTACTTTCATTACAAAGTCGACTGTTCTAGGACCTAGTATGTATTGTATCGCCATGACCATTACTGCAACTGCTAAGTAGAGCAACGGGATCTCTATACCAACAAGGTACATGAGTACTGCTATCAATGCGTTAATAAGTGCAAACATTAACGTGACAACTAACAGCATACGTAGCTTGAGCCCCAACGTCCTCAAAAAGACCACCATGTAATTACTCCAATCAAATTCTTTTTATTCTTTTCTCTTTTATTGCATAAAAAAGGCTTTTTTTCCGTTACTTAATGTTTTACTTATTTTTTGGTTAAATGGTTTCATTTCCTGGTTGATTTTGGATAAGTGAGGCGCAAAATGCTTCAACAGCCTGGCAGCAGGCTAAAACCTAGATTGAAAGCCATT
This window contains:
- a CDS encoding DUF763 domain-containing protein, whose amino-acid sequence is MVTVFTKLIVRENLPLACDGVIMERSGVAELVLHDGTAPRWLFERMVKLAKPIVSIIVLEYGEEEFLRRIADPFWFQALSCVLGFDWHSSGTTTVTCSALKSALDPKEHGLIATGGKGAASLKTPEEITRAGEVFGFSEGEVERLVYSSRMAAKVDNVAIQSGYTLYHHVMFISESGKWAVVQQGMNPTFKSARRYHWLSEKVASFVNEPHSGIIGDMVHERVLNMTAKESEECRKISLDLVKDNPLHLKSYFSAGDTQRSLSEWIPKINVPKRLNMRVSVNWEALRKAYEAQPENYEQLLAIRGIGPGTVRALALVSELVFGAPPSWKDPVKYSFAFGGKDGVPYPVDKKRMDDVTSFLERVVEEAKIDVKEKVELLKKLRTLSGRYLRL
- a CDS encoding zinc metalloprotease HtpX, whose product is MVVFLRTLGLKLRMLLVVTLMFALINALIAVLMYLVGIEIPLLYLAVAVMVMAIQYILGPRTVDFVMKVRYISPHENPRLYNIVARVAARAGVPMPRVGISDISVPNAFAYGRTMRGARVCVTRPLLEMLSEDELEAVIGHEIGHIKHRDMLIMTMLSVIPLMCYYIYLSTIFFGYSNRERGPAALLIGLGALVMYYVTELILLYLSRIREYYADARSVELTGRPEVMATALYKLARYNVARKEMLGEEVKKLEYIKAFLAVSPSYAVSKELRLLMEADINRDGRLDSYELLLLKERAKKAIGLGSRIAEIFSTHPNILKRIVRLADYIYGTR